A single Rattus norvegicus strain BN/NHsdMcwi chromosome 5, GRCr8, whole genome shotgun sequence DNA region contains:
- the Crocc gene encoding rootletin isoform X1 — protein sequence MSLGLAESLQAQLALEIVIQTLESCVLEPDQEKSLSVQNPAQDFQGASLPVCVREIITSNLSQPETPAPLQVPEMASLLSLQEENQLLQQELSRVEDLLAQSRAERDELAIKYNAINERLEQAVRLETGELEAQEPRGLVRQSVELRRQLQEEQASYRRKLQAYQEGQQRQAQLVQRLQAKILQYKKQCSEMEKQLLERSTELEQQRLRDTEHSQDLDRALLRLEEEQQRSASLAQVNDMLREQLDQANLANQTLSEDICKVTSDWTRSCKELEQREATWRREEESFNAYFSSEHSRLLLLWRQVMGLRRMASEVKMGTERDLLQLGGELVRTSRAVQEVGLGLSASLQRAESRAEAALEKQKLLQAQLEEQLRAKLLREKDLAQLQVQSDLDKADLSARVTELALSVEHLQNQNTEKDQVNRTLSDKLEALESLRLQEQTTLDTEDGEGLQQTLRDLAQAALSDTESGVQLSNSERTADTSDGSFRGLFGQRTPTPPRHSSPGRGRSPRRGLSPACSDSSTLTLIHSALHKRQLQVQDMRGRYEASQDLLGSVRKQLSDSEGERRGLEEQLQRLRDQTATSVQAQEDAQREAQRLRSANEILSREKGNLSHSLQVAQQQAEDLRQELEKLQAAQEELRRQHTQLEDQQEDTVQEGARARRELERSHRQLEQLEVKRSGLTKELVEVREALSCAVLQRDVLQTEKAEVAEALTKAEAGRAQLELSVTKLRAEEASLRDSLSKMSALNESLAQDKLELNRLIAQLEEEKAALLGRQQQAEHATSLAVEKQERLEQLRLEQEVERQGLEGSLCVAEQAREALGQQILVLRSERSHLQEQVAQLSRQLNGRDQELDQALRESQRQVEALERAAREKEAMAKERAGLAVQLAAAEREGRTLSEETIRLRLEKEALESSLFDVQRQLAQLEARREQLEADSQALLLAKETLTGELAGLRQQVTATEEKAALDKELMTQKLVQAERETQASLREQRAAHEEDLQRLQREKEAAWRELQAERAQLQGQLQQEREELLARMEAEKEELSEEIAALQQERDEGLLLAESEKQQALSLKESEKTALSEKLMGTRHSLAAISLEMERQKRDAQSRQEQDRNTVNALTSELRDLRAQLEEATAAHAQQVKELQEQTGNLGRQREACMREAEELRTQLRLLEDTRDGLRRELLEAQRKVRDSQDSSEAHRQEASELRRSLSEGTKEREALRRSNEELRTAVKKAESERISLKLANEDKEQKLALLEEARMSVAKEAGELRASLQEVERSRLEARRELQELRRQMKTLDSDNGRLGRELADLQSRLALGERTEKESRREVLGLRQKVLKGESSLEALKQELQGSQRKLQEQEAEFRARERGLLGSLEEARGAEKKLLDSARSLELRLEGVRAETSELGLRLSAAEGRAQGLEVELARVEAQRRVAEAQLGGLRSALRRGLGLGRVSSSPAREAPAGGSGDGLSSPSPLEYSPRSQPPSPGPVASPAPPDLDPEAVRDALRDFLQELRSAQRERDELRVQTSTLSQQLAEMEAERDHAASRAKQLQKAVAESEEAWRSADRRLSGAQAELALQEESVRRSRRECRATLDQMAVLERSLQATESELRASQEKVNKMKATEVKLESDKRRLKEVLDASESRSIKLELQRRALEGELQRSRLGLGDREAHAQALQDRVDSLQRQVADSEVKAGTLQLTVERLSGALAKVEESEGTLRSKVQSLTDALAQSSASLTSSQDKNLYLQKALSTCEHDRQVLQERLDAARQALSEARRQSSSLGEQVQTLRGELANLELQRGDAEGQLQQLQQVLRQRQEGEAVALRSVQKLQEERRLLQERLGSLQRALAQLEAEKRELERSALQLDKDRVALRKTLDKVEREKLRSHEDTLRLNAERGRLDRTLTGAELDLAEAQQQIQHLEAQVVEVLERNHSPVQVEADEQHLELQQEVERLRSAQVRTERTLEARERAHRQRVSGLEEQVQGPFLREGAGMELWGWREDWSCPLQLEKGQTD from the exons ATGAGCCTGGGGCTGGCAGAATCCCTGCAGGCCCAGCTGGCACTGGAGATTGTGATCCAG ACACTGGAGAGTTGTGTCCTGGAACCAGACCAAGAGAAGAGCCTGAGTGTACAGAACCCAGCCCAGGATTTCCAGGGAGCCAGCCTACCTGTCTGTGTTAGGGAGATCATCACCAGCAACCTCTCCCAGCCTGAGACCCCAG CCCCACTCCAGGTCCCAGAGATGGCCTCACTGCTGTCCCTGCAGGAGGAAAACCAGCTGCTGCAGCAGGAGCTGTCCCGGGTGGAGGACCTGCTGGCCCAGAGCCGTGCAGAGCGTGATGAACTTGCCATCAAGTACAATGCCATCAATGAGAGG CTGGAGCAGGCTGTGCGGCTGGAGACTGGGGAGCTGGAGGCACAGGAGCCCCGGGGTCTGGTGCGGCAGAGCGTGGAGCTGAGGAGGCAGCTGCAGGAGGAGCAGGCCTCCTACCGGCGCAAGCTACAGGCCTACCAGGAGGGCCAGCAGCGGCAGGCCCAGCTAGTGCAGCGGCTGCAGGCCAAG ATCCTGCAGTACAAGAAGCAGTGCTCAGAGATGGAGAAGCAGCTGCTGGAAAGGTCCACCGAGCTGGAGCAGCAGCGACTGAGG GACACAGAGCACAGCCAGGACCTGGACAGAGCTCTTCTGCGCCTAGAGGAAGAGCAGCAGAG AAGTGCCAGCTTGGCCCAGGTGAACGACATGCTGAGAGAGCAGCTAGACCAGGCAAACCTGGCCAACCAGACTCTGAGCGAGGACATTTGCAAGGTGACCAGTGACTGGACCCGAAGCTGTAAGGAGCTGGAACAGAGGGAGGCAACATGGAGGCGTGAGGAGGAG TCCTTCAACGCCTACTTCAGCAGCGAGCACAGCCGCCTGCTGCTCCTCTGGAGGCAGGTCATGGGGCTCCGAAGGATGGCCAGCGAGGTGAAGATGGGCACCGAGAG GGACCTACTACAGCTAGGAGGAGAACTAGTCCGGACATCCCGGGCTGTCCAGGAGGTGGGCCTAGGACTGAGTGCCAGCCTGCAGCGGGCTGAGAGCAGGGCTGAGGCGGCTCTGGAGAAGCAAAAGCTGCTGCAGGCCCAACTGGAGGAGCAGCTACGGGCCAAGCTGCTCCGGGAGAAGGACCTGGCCCAGCTTCAGGTGCAGAGTGACCTGGACAAGGCTGATCTCAGTGCCAG AGTGACAGAGCTGGCCTTGTCTGTGGAACACCTTCAGAACCAGAACACAGAGAAGGACCAGGTCAACAGGACCCTCTCTGACAAGTTGGAGGCCCTG GAGTCTCTGCGGCTCCAGGAGCAGACAACCCTGGACACTGAGGATGGAGAGGGGCTGCAGCAGACCTTGAGAGACCTGGCACAG GCTGCCCTCTCTGATACTGAGAGTGGTGTCCAGCTCAGCAACTCAGAGCGCACTGCGGATACCTCAGACGGCAGCTTCCGCGGCCTCTTTGGCCAGCGGACTCCAACTCCACCGCGGCACTCCTCCCCGGGTCGAGGTCGTTCTCCACGCCGAGGTCTGTCCCCAGCCTGCTCTGACTCCTCCACACTCACGCTGATCCACTCTGCCCTGCACAAGCGCCAGCTACAGGTCCAG GACATGCGTGGGCGCTATGAAGCCAGCCAAGATCTGTTGGGTTCCGTGCGCAAGCAACTTAGTGACAGTGAGGGTGAGCGGCGTGGCCTGGAGGAGCAGCTACAGCGCCTCCGGGACCAGACAGCAACCTCAGTCCAGGCCCAAGAGGATGCGCAGCGTGAGGCCCAGCGCCTACGCAGTGCCAACGAGATCCTGAGCAG GGAGAAGGGCAACCTGAGCCACAGCCTGCAGGTGGCCCAGCAGCAAGCTGAGGATCTGCGCCAGGAGCTGGAAAAGCTGCAGGCCGCCCAGGAGGAGCTGAGGCGGCAGCACACCCAGCTGGAGGACCAGCAGGAGGACACGGTGCAGGAGGGCGCCCGGGCCCGCCGCGAGCTAGAGCGCAG CCATCGGCAGCTGGAGCAGCTGGAAGTGAAGCGCTCGGGGCTGACCAAGGAGCTGGTGGAGGTGCGGGAGGCACTGAGCTGCGCTGTACTGCAGAGGGATGTGCTGCAGACAGAGAAGGCAGAGGTGGCTGAGGCGCTGACCAAG GCTGAGGCAGGCCGTGCGCAGCTGGAGCTCTCTGTGACCAAGCTGAGGGCAGAGGAGGCTTCCCTGCGAGATTCCTTGTCCAAGATGAGTGCCCTCAACGAGAGTCTCGCCCAGGACAAGCTGGAATTAAACCGCCTCATCGCCCAG CTAGAGGAAGAAAAGGCGGCGCTCCTGGGCCGCCAGCAGCAGGCGGAGCACGCCACTTCGCTGGCTGTGGAGAAGCAGGAACGGTTGGAGCAGCTGAGACTGGAGCAGGAGGTGGAGAGGCAGGGCCTGGAGGGCTCCCTGTGTGTGGCTGAGCAGGCCCGGGAGGCGCTGGGGCAGCAGATCCTTGTATTGCGCAGCGAACGCAGCCATCTGCAGGAGCAGGTGGCCCAG CTCTCCCGGCAGCTGAATGGACGGGACCAGGAGTTGGATCAGGCCCTGCGGGAGTCCCAGCGGCAGGTGGAGGCCCTGGAGCGCGCTGCCCGGGAGAAGGAGGCGATGGCCAAGGAACGGGCTGGCCTGGCTGTGCAGCTGGCAGCAGCCGAGCGTGAGGGCCGGACCCTGTCAGAGGAGACCATTCGCCTGCG CTTGGAGAAGGAGGCCCTGGAGAGCAGCCTGTTTGACGTGCAGAGGCAGCTGGCTCAGCTCGAGGCCCGCCGGGAGCAGCTAGAAGCGGACAGTCAAGCCCTGCTGCTGGCCAAGGAAACTCTGACTG GGGAGCTGGCAGGCCTGCGGCAGCAGGTAACAGCCACTGAAGAGAAAGCGGCCTTGGACAAGGAGCTGATGACCCAGAAGCTAGTGCAAGCAGAGCGGGAGACTCAGGCCTCTCTGCGGGAACAGCGGGCAGCCCATGAGGAGGATCTGCAGAGACTCCAGCGGGAGAAG GAGGCTGCATGGCGGGAGCTTCAGGCAGAGCGGGCCCAGCTGCAGGGCCAGTTACAGCAGGAGCGAGAGGAGCTGCTGGCCCGGATGGAGGCTGAGAAGGAGGAGCTGAGTGAGGAGATCGCCGCGCTGCAGCAGGAGCGGGACGAGGGCCTGCTCCTGGCGGAGAGTGAGAAGCAGCAG GCCTTGTCCTTGAAGGAGTCTGAGAAGACGGCACTGTCAGAGAAGTTGATGGGAACCCGGCACAGTCTGGCTGCCATCTCTCTGGAGATGGAACGGCAGAAGCGAGATGCCCAGAGCCGGCAGGAACAGGACCGG AACACAGTGAACGCCCTAACATCTGAACTTCGAGACCTCCGGGCTCAGCTGGAAGAAGCCACAGCAGCCCATGCACAGCAGGTGAAAGAACTCCAGGAGCAGACGGGGAACCTGGGTCGGCAGCGGGAGGCCTGCATGAGGGAG GCAGAAGAGCTGAGGACTCAGCTGCGCTTGTTGGAGGATACCCGTGATGGGCTGCGGCGGGAGCTGCTGGAGGCTCAGCGCAAGGTCCGGGACAGCCAGGACAGCTCCGAGGCCCATCGCCAGGAGGCTAGTGAGCTGCGGCGCAGTCTGAGTGAGGGCACCAAGGAGCGTGAGGCCCTGCGGCGTTCCAACGAGGAGCTGAGGACCGCTGTGAAGAAGGCAGAGAGCGAGCGGATCAG CCTGAAGCTTGCCAATGAGGACAAGGAGCAGAAGCTGGCCCTCCTGGAAGAGGCTCGAATGTCTGTCGCCAAGGAGGCTGGAGAGCTTCGGGCCTCACTGCAGGAAGTGGAGCGATCCCGGCTGGAGGCTCGACGTGAGCTGCAGGAGCTTAGGCGACAG ATGAAGACTCTGGACAGTGACAATGGCCGACTGGGCCGTGAGCTGGCAGACCTGCAGAGCCGCTTGGCCCTGGGCGAGCGGACAGAGAAGGAGAGCCGGCGAGAGGTCCTGGGCCTGCGGCAGAAGGTGCTGAAAGGCGAGAGCAGCCTGGAGGCCTTGAAGCAGGAG ctccagggTTCCCAGAGGAAGCTGCAGGAGCAAGAGGCTGAGTTCCGTGCACGCGAACGAGGCCTGTTGGGCTCCCTGGAGGAGGCGCGTGGTGCCGAGAAGAAGCTTCTGGACTCTGCTCGCAGCCTGGAGCTAAGACTGGAGGGTGTGCGGGCAGAGACCTCAGAGCTGGGGCTGCGGCTGAGTGCAGCTGAGGGCCGGGCCCAGGGCCTGGAGGTCGAGCTTGCCCGCGTGGAGGCGCAGCGCCGGGTAGCCGAGGCCCAGCTGGGTGGCCTGCGCTCCGCCCTGCGCcggggcctgggcctgggccgaGTGTCCAGCTCCCCGGCTCGAGAGGCCCCTGCAGGAG GAAGTGGGGACGGACTCAGCAGCCCCAGTCCTTTGGAATATAGCCCTCGGTCCCAGCCCCCGTCTCCAGGGCCTGTTGCCTCCCCGGCACCTCCAGACTTGGACCCAGAAGCTGTGCGTGACGCCCTCCGAGATTTTCTGCAAGAGCTGCGGAGTGCCCAGCGGGAGCGG GATGAACTTAGAGTCCAGACTAGCACCCTGAGTCAACAGCTGGCTGAGATGGAGGCCGAGAGAGACCATGCAGCCTCAAGGGCCAAGCAGCTGCAGAAGGCAGTAGCTGAGAGCGAGGAAG CCTGGCGCAGTGCAGACAGGCGGCTGAGCGGGGCCCAGGCCGAGCTGGCACTGCAGGAAGAGAGTGTGCGACGTAGCAGGCGGGAGTGCAGGGCCACGCTGGACCAGATGGCAGTGCTGGAGAGGAGCCTGCAGGCCACCGAGAGCGAGCTCCGGGCCAGCCAG GAGAAGGTCAACAAGATGAAGGCCACTGAGGTGAAGCTGGAGAGCGACAAGCGGCGACTGAAGGAGGTGCTGGATGCGTCTGAGAGCCGCTCCATCAAACTGGAGCTGCAGCGGCGCGCTCTCGAGGGCGAGCTGCAGCGCAGCCGCCTAGGCCTGGGGGACCGTGAGGCCCACGCTCAGGCCCTCCAGGATCGGGTGGACTCCCTGCAGAGACAG GTGGCAGACAGTGAGGTGAAGGCAGGGACCTTACAGCTAACAGTGGAGCGGCTCAGTGGGGCACTGGCCAAGGTGGAGGAGAGCGAGGGGACCCTGCGGAGCAAGGTGCAGAGCCTGACAGATGCCCTGGCCCAGAGCAGTGCCAGTCTCACCAGCAGTCAGGACAAGAATCTGTACCTACAGAAGGCCTTGAGTACCTGCGAACATGACCGCCAAGTGCTGCAG GAACGGCTGGACGCTGCCAGACAGGCACTGTCTGAAGCTCGAAGGCAAAGCAGCTCCCTGGGTGAGCAGGTGCAGACTCTGCGGGGTGAGCTGGCCAACCTGGAGCTGCAGCGGGGCGATGCTGAAGGCCagctgcagcagctgcagcag GTGCTGCGGCAGCGGCAGGAAGGGGAGGCCGTGGCTTTGCGCTCCGTCCAGAAGCTACAGGAGGAGCGGCGCCTGTTGCAGGAGCGCCTGGGCAGTCTGCAGCGAGCCCTGGCCCAGCTGGAAGCTGAGAAACGTGAGCTGGAGCGGTCGGCACTGCAGCTGGACAAGGACCGTGTGGCACTCAGGAAGACACTGGACAAG GTGGAGCGGGAGAAGCTTCGAAGCCACGAGGACACACTGCGCTTGAATGCAGAGAGGGGCCGCCTGGACCGCACACTCACAGGAGCTGAGCTGGACCTGGCTGAAGCCCAACAGCAGATCCAACATTTAGAG GCACAGGTGGTGGAAGTCCTGGAGCGGAACCACAGTCCTGTCCAGGTGGAGGCAGATGAGCAGCACCTGGAGCTGCAACAGGAGGTTGAGCGCCTGCGCAGTGCCCAGGTACGGACAGAGCGCACACTGGAGGCACGGGAGCGGGCCCACCGCCAGCGCGTGTCGGGGCTGGAGGAGCAGGTACAAGGGCCTTTCCTGAGAGAAGGAGCTGGGATGGAATtgtggggctggagggaggacTGGTCATGCCCTCTACAACTTGAAAAGGGCCAAACAGATTGA